The DNA segment ACTGTTTAGGTACAGCTTCTTCTGGCTGCGAAATCAGCACAAAGATAAAGTCGGAGGCGAACGCTTAAAATTAGCGATGCAGGAGCTTGGTCCCGTTTACATCAAATTCGGCCAGATGCTGTCAACTCGTCGAGATCTCTTATCTGATGAGTGGGCCGAAGAGCTGGCGATGCTGCAAGACAGGGTGCCGCCTTTTGACTCCGCTATTGCTCGCGCCTCAATCGAAACTGAACTAAACGCACCTATCGAAAGCTATTTTAATGACTTTGATGATATACCTCTAGCATCAGCCTCTATCTCACAAGTCCATACCGCGACACTTAAGTCAAATGGCGCCGCTGTGGTGCTAAAAATATTACGCCCAGATGTTGAGCAGAAGGTGCATGCTGACCTACTGCTGATGTCACAAGCCGCTGACTTTCTTGAAACCCTGTTAGGCACTAACAATCGCTTACGTCCTGCTGAAGTGGTTGAAGATTACCGTACCACGATTGAAGGCGAGCTCAACCTCAAACTTGAAGCTCTCAATGCTATCAAGCTACGTAACAATTTTATCGACTCGAATGCACTCTACATCCCTTACATGTATGAAGAGTTGTGCTTTACTCGCCTTATCGTGATGGAGCGTATCGACGGCATCCCCGTATCAGATAAAGTGGCACTAGAAGCTCAGGGAACTAATCTTAAGCTGCTGGCTGAGCGCGGAGTTGAGCTATTTTTTACTCAGGTTTTCCGTGATAACTTCTTCCATGCAGACATGCATCCTGGCAACATTTTTGTTAGCCGTGAACATCCTAATGACCCTTTATATATTGGCTTGGATTGCGGCATTATGGGCACGCTTACCGAAGAGGATAAGCGCTACTTAGCCGAAAACTTCCTCGCTTTCTTCAACCGTGACTACCGACGCATTGCTCAGCTCTATATAGAGTCAGGCTGGGTCTCTCCAGACACTGATGTGGCTGCGTTTGAACAAGCAGTGAAAGTGGTTTGCGAGCCGATGTTTAATAAGCCTCTCGATGAGATCTCATTTGGTCATGTCCTACTAGAGTTATTTAGAACTGCCCGTCGATTCGACATGGTAGTGCAGCCACAACTAGTTTTACTCGAAAAAACACTCCTTTATATTGAAGGATTAGGACGTCAGCTCTATCCACAACTCGATTTGTGGCAAACAGCTAAACCATTTCTTGAGCAGTGGATGGCGGAACAAGTTGGCCCCAAGGTGATGGCGGCAAAAGTTAAACAGAAACTGCCCTATTGGGCTGAACATTTACCTGAATTACCAGAGCTTATCTACGACAACCTAAAAATGGGTCGCAACCTATCTAAAAATCAAAATAATTTGTTAGATCGATATCTCAAACATCAACAAAAAGCCCATAAAAGTAACTATCTTTTGATTACATCGGCTATTTTAGTGATCTGCGGCACTATTTTGATAAACCAAGACGCTACACTATGGCCCTCTTATGGCAGTATTGGCACGGGCATCGCTCTATGGGTGCTTGGGTGGCGATCGAGACCAAAGAATCGCAAAATTTAGCTAGACCTAATTAACCAAAGGTTCATAATAGAACCAGTATCTAATTAAGAGGATTCATCCATGGGTGGCATTAGTATTTGGCAACTTCTTATCATTGCTTTAATTGTCGTATTATTGTTTGGAACTAAGAAGTTACGCTCACTAGGCGGCGATTTAGGCGGTGCTGTTAAAGGCTTTAAGAACGCCATGACTTCTGAAGAAGATAAGAAAGCTTTAGAAGATAACGCAGCCGACAAACCAGCTGCAGACGCGGCAAAAGTGACAGAAACAGCAAAAGTTGCAGAAACTGCACCTGTTGCAGAGACAGCCGAAAAAAAGGCTGAGTCTAAAGGCAAAGAACAGGCGTAATCGACTATGTTCGACGGTATCGGCTTTATGGAGTTGCTGCTGATTGGGATCGTGGGCCTAGTCGTACTTGGCCCAGAAAGACTCCCAACCGCTGTGCGCTCAGTTTCTAGCTGGATCCGCGCCATGAAAAAAATGGCTAACTCGGTAAAAGACGAATTAGAGCAAGAGCTTAAAATTGAGCAACTGCACTCTGATTTGAAAAATGCAGAGAGTCAGGGTTTAAAAAACCTTTCTCCAGAGTTACAGGATTCAATCAATCAATTAAAAGAAGCGGCTCAATCCGTTAATCGTCCTTATCAAGTAGAAGACGTTCCTGCGGCGAAGGATGTACCAGCCAAAGAAATGCCAACTTCAGAGACAAGTACGGCAACGAATGCTAATTCAGACAAACCTAACGGGTAGTCCATGTCACAACAGCAGCCACTAATCAGCCATTTGCTTGAGTTACGAACCAAGTTACTAAAAGCAATTGGCAGTGTTCTTTTGGTGTTTATTTGCTTGGTATATTGGGCCAACGATATTTACCATTTTATGGCCACCCCATTGATGCACGCACTGCCAGAATCTAGCAGTATGATTGCAACCGATGTTGCAGCGCCATTCTTTGCCCCCTTTAAATTGACGTTAGTTCTGTCGTTTTTCGTCGCAGTACCTTATGTCCTTTATCAAGTGTGGTCATTTGTTGCGCCGGGTCTATACAAGCATGAAAAACGCTTGGTTATGCCTCTACTAGCGAGCAGTACGTTTCTGTTCTATCTAGGTATTGCATTCGCCTATTATATTGTTTTCCCTGTAGTCTTTGGATTCTTTACTAGCGCAGCTCCGGAAGGCGTGGAAGTTGCTACTGACATCAGCAGTTATTTGAATTTTATTCTAAAACTGTTCTTTGCATTTGGTTTAGCGTTCGAAATCCCTATAGCCGTTATTCTGCTATGTTGGGCTGGCGTAACAACACCTGATGATCTAAAAGAGAAACGACCATATATTGTGGTCGGTGCATTTGTCATTGGTATGTTGCTAACGCCTCCAGACATCATCTCTCAAACTATGTTAGCGATTCCTATGCTAATCCTGTTTGAAGGTGGTCTGCTTGTTGCGCGTTTCTACAGTAAAGGCAATGAAGATGACGAAAATGAGAATGGAGACGAACAGAAAGAATCTGAGTCTCAATAAGTTTTCTGGTTAATCTTATAAAAAGGTATTATCTCGTTGGTAAATCAACGTAGATAATACCTTTTTTGTTTTCAGCCTCCTCCACCATCCCACCACATTTGTGTTTCAATTATCCGAATAAAATGTAAAATCAGTGTGAGTCTATCTATAGGGATAAAAGGAAGTTATTTTTAATGAAAGCACAGCTATTATTACTCACTACAGCGTCTTTAATGCTCTCCAGCACTGCATATGCATCCATTGAAACGCAGTTAGCCAAATGCGCCACTATAGAAGATAAACTCGAACGCTTAATTTGTTATGACGATCTATCTCAAGCCACTCAGTCAAATAGCACTGTCACCAAATCGCTCCCTACGGCTGAAACTGTTACGGTTGCCGCATCTAGCGCAGCGGTAGTCTCTACGACGAACAAGCCTCAAGATGAGTTTGGTAAAGTGAAAAAGAGCCAAGACGAGGAGATCAGTAAGATTTACTTAAATGTGAGTAAGGTTTCTAAAGATTCCTACCGTGCACTAAAAATCCAATTTAGTAATGGTCAAGTCTGGAAGCAAACCGACAGTCGCTCATTTAGATTAAAGGCTGACCAAACCGTCTATATTGAAAAAGCGGCACTTGGATCCTTCATGCTAGGTTTAGATGATCGCAACACCACCATTAGAGTAAAGCGCTTAAAGTAATGCCCAAGTATATGGATATAGCTGTTAACTTGATTGGCAGCTCGCTCGAAAAAGATATTCACCGTGTCGTTGAAGACGCTGCAGCGCAGTCGGTCACTTCTATGGTCGTTATTGGTAGCCATCTAGAAGAGAGTCAGCAAGCGATTAACCTCTGCGAGCAGTTTCCGGGACAGCTCTATAGTACAGCAGGCGTTCATCCTCATCATGCAAGCGAATGGAAGACTGATAGTGTAGCTCGGATACGCTGTTTAACCCAATCTCCTTGCGTCCTAGCCATAGGTGAATGTGGTTTAGATTATAATCGAGACTTCTCCCCTCGAGACATGCAACGCAAAGCCTTTGCTGAACAACTTGCTCTAGCCGTTGAGCTAAAGATGCCTGTTCTTATGCATGAGCGTGATGCTCATGAGGATTTTCTAGCAATCTTAAAAGAGTACCGTCCACAGCTGCCCGCAGCCCTATTACATTGCTTTACCGGAAACAAACAGTCGCTCGACGCTTACCTAGAACAAGACATTTATCTTGGGATCACGGGCTGGGTCTGCGATGAACGTAGAGGGCAAGAGCTCGCCTCAATCGTTTCTTATATTCCTGATGATCGCCTGTTAATTGAAACTGACAGCCCTTACCTCTTACCCAGAAGTATGCGTCCAAAGCCCAAATCCAGTAAAAATGAGCCAAAATATTTACCGTATATCGCTCAGTATATTGCCGATCTCAGACAACAGAACATTAATGATTTTTCAGCTGTAACCTATAAAAATAGCCGTACGTTTTTTGGTTTAGAGTGTTAATGCGGATTCTGTACCAACTGTTGGTTATAGCACTGCTATTCTTTACTGGCCTTACTGCGGCTCAAGAACCCCTCTTTATTGAAGAGCATACAGCGGATGAAATTCCACTCACATCGAATTTATACATTGCTCAGTTCGATGATGCTTCTAACCTAGAGCAGATAGTGGCATCTTCGCCTCTTAAATGGCGAGAGTACAACCCGAAGGCGATGAGAGGGATTGCTAAAAGTGCCTATTGGGTTAGATTTTCGTTAGCTCATCAGGCGAGTGATCCAAGGGCGCTAATCTTATCATTCGCCAATCCACATCTTGATTACATTGAGTTCTACCACTTTAACGGCTCAACACTGCTCAACCAATTTCAGGC comes from the Shewanella halifaxensis HAW-EB4 genome and includes:
- the tatC gene encoding twin-arginine translocase subunit TatC, with the translated sequence MSQQQPLISHLLELRTKLLKAIGSVLLVFICLVYWANDIYHFMATPLMHALPESSSMIATDVAAPFFAPFKLTLVLSFFVAVPYVLYQVWSFVAPGLYKHEKRLVMPLLASSTFLFYLGIAFAYYIVFPVVFGFFTSAAPEGVEVATDISSYLNFILKLFFAFGLAFEIPIAVILLCWAGVTTPDDLKEKRPYIVVGAFVIGMLLTPPDIISQTMLAIPMLILFEGGLLVARFYSKGNEDDENENGDEQKESESQ
- the tatB gene encoding Sec-independent protein translocase protein TatB; the protein is MFDGIGFMELLLIGIVGLVVLGPERLPTAVRSVSSWIRAMKKMANSVKDELEQELKIEQLHSDLKNAESQGLKNLSPELQDSINQLKEAAQSVNRPYQVEDVPAAKDVPAKEMPTSETSTATNANSDKPNG
- a CDS encoding TatD family hydrolase, with protein sequence MPKYMDIAVNLIGSSLEKDIHRVVEDAAAQSVTSMVVIGSHLEESQQAINLCEQFPGQLYSTAGVHPHHASEWKTDSVARIRCLTQSPCVLAIGECGLDYNRDFSPRDMQRKAFAEQLALAVELKMPVLMHERDAHEDFLAILKEYRPQLPAALLHCFTGNKQSLDAYLEQDIYLGITGWVCDERRGQELASIVSYIPDDRLLIETDSPYLLPRSMRPKPKSSKNEPKYLPYIAQYIADLRQQNINDFSAVTYKNSRTFFGLEC
- the ubiB gene encoding ubiquinone biosynthesis regulatory protein kinase UbiB — translated: MTAKNIRRAYHVIRTALHYGLDDLIPSKLTPWYFKLFRYSFFWLRNQHKDKVGGERLKLAMQELGPVYIKFGQMLSTRRDLLSDEWAEELAMLQDRVPPFDSAIARASIETELNAPIESYFNDFDDIPLASASISQVHTATLKSNGAAVVLKILRPDVEQKVHADLLLMSQAADFLETLLGTNNRLRPAEVVEDYRTTIEGELNLKLEALNAIKLRNNFIDSNALYIPYMYEELCFTRLIVMERIDGIPVSDKVALEAQGTNLKLLAERGVELFFTQVFRDNFFHADMHPGNIFVSREHPNDPLYIGLDCGIMGTLTEEDKRYLAENFLAFFNRDYRRIAQLYIESGWVSPDTDVAAFEQAVKVVCEPMFNKPLDEISFGHVLLELFRTARRFDMVVQPQLVLLEKTLLYIEGLGRQLYPQLDLWQTAKPFLEQWMAEQVGPKVMAAKVKQKLPYWAEHLPELPELIYDNLKMGRNLSKNQNNLLDRYLKHQQKAHKSNYLLITSAILVICGTILINQDATLWPSYGSIGTGIALWVLGWRSRPKNRKI
- the tatA gene encoding Sec-independent protein translocase subunit TatA; translation: MGGISIWQLLIIALIVVLLFGTKKLRSLGGDLGGAVKGFKNAMTSEEDKKALEDNAADKPAADAAKVTETAKVAETAPVAETAEKKAESKGKEQA